The proteins below come from a single Eucalyptus grandis isolate ANBG69807.140 chromosome 3, ASM1654582v1, whole genome shotgun sequence genomic window:
- the LOC104437313 gene encoding sodium transporter HKT1 — translation MNLPCLGKEAVCLCSAPWPKLVCICRSFCFLFSHIYRFLLLRINSFCIQVFYFVFLSFLGFWVLKDLRPRTNSFRPRDLDLFFTSVSAATVSSMSTVEMEVFSNSQLVVMTILMFIGGEVFTSLVGLNFTKTKLWWLIKTKEKVASVNSNLYPSNPTNDIVDHIELGEITNLDRPNSQVDPHLYRSRDESLDLDHLKYCSVRFLCFVVLGYLIGVHVLGVAMVVLYMKRVSSARDVLKTKGLKMMTFSVFTIVSTFASCGFVPTNENMIVFSKNSGLLLILIPQVLLGNTLFPSTLRFTIWFMGKFWVKAEMMYLLSRTSEVGYKHLLPSLYSSLLVVTVLGFIGVQFVIFCSMQWDSELLSGLSSYEKITGVLFQCVNTRYTGETIVDLSQVAPAILVVFVVMMYLPPYTSFLPAKEDERLPGNREGKEPKKNYKLLLENLKFSQLSYVAIFIVMVCITERKKVKEDPLNFNVLNIVVEVISAYGNVGFTMGYSCELQLRPVEGCEDKWYGFSGKWSDQGKIILIVVMIFGRLKKFNMKGGRAWILL, via the exons ATGAACCTTCCTTGTTTAGGAAAAGAAGCTGTGTGTCTTTGTAGTGCTCCATGGCCTAAACTAGTCTGCATCTGCAGGTCCTTTtgcttcctcttttctcacATTTACCGCTTCCTGCTCCTCCGAATCAACTCCTTTTGCATCCAAGTTTTCTACTTCGTCTTCCTCTCGTTCCTTGGCTTCTGGGTCCTCAAGGACTTAAGGCCACGGACCAATTCCTTTAGGCCCAGGGACTTGGATCTGTTCTTCACCTCCGTCTCTGCGGCAACCGTCTCAAGCATGTCCACGGTGGAGATGGAGGTCTTTTCCAATTCCCAGCTTGTTGTGATGACTATCCTGATGTTCATCGGAGGGGAGGTTTTCACTTCCCTTGTTGGGCTTAACTTTACCAAAACGAAGCTCTGGTGGCTTatcaaaaccaaagaaaaagtcGCCTCTGTCAATAGCAATCTCTACCCCTCGAACCCAACAAACGACATCGTTGACCACATAGAGTTAGGTGAAATAACGAACTTAGATCGCCCGAACTCACAAGTAGACCCCCACTTGTACAGATCACGAGACGAGTCCTTAGATCTTGACCATCTGAAATATTGTTCCGTTagatttttgtgttttgtaGTGTTAGGTTACCTTATAGGAGTCCATGTTCTCGGTGTTGCCATGGTTGTGCTTTATATGAAACGTGTTTCTAGCGCTAGAGACGTGCTGAAGACGAAGGGTCTCAAAATGATGACCTTTTCAGTCTTCACCATCGTGTCGACCTTTGCTAGTTGCGGGTTTGTCCCCACAAATGAAAACATGATTGTCTTCAGCAAAAACTCCGGCCTCCTCTTGATTCTCATCCCTCAGGTCCTTCTCGGGAACACGTTGTTCCCGTCGACCTTACGGTTCACGATTTGGTTCATGGGGAAATTCTGGGTCAAAGCAGAAATGATGTACTTGTTGAGCAGGACAAGTGAAGTTGGTTACAAACACTTGCTTCCAAGCCTCTACTCGTCGCTACTGGTGGTCACGGTGTTGGGGTTTATTGGTGTTCAGTTTGTAATATTTTGCTCCATGCAGTGGGATTCAGAGTTGCTGAGTGGATTGAGCTCGTATGAGAAAATCACGGGTGTGCTTTTTCAGTGCGTGAACACCAGATATACGGGCGAGACGATCGTCGATCTGTCGCAAGTTGCTCCTGCCATCTTGGTGGTATTCGTCGTCATGat GTACCTTCCCCCGTATACCTCGTTTCTACCGGCAAAAGAGGATGAGAGGCTCCCGGGAAACAGAGAAGGCAAAGAGCCGAAAAAGAATTACAAGCTACTGTTGGAGAATCTCAAATTCTCACAGCTCTCCTACGTGGCCATCTTTATCGTCATGGTTTGCATTACAGAGAGGAAAAAGGTGAAGGAAGATCCCCTCAATTTCAATGTGTTGAACATCGTGGTCGAAGTGATAAG CGCATATGGGAATGTCGGATTCACGATGGGTTACAGTTGTGAACTACAACTAAGGCCCGTTGAAGGCTGCGAGGACAAGTGGTATGGATTCTCTGGAAAATGGAGTGATCAAGGCAAAATCATTCTCATCGTCGTCATGATTTTCGGAAGATTAAAAAAGTTTAACATGAAGGGTGGTCGAGCTTGGATACTCTTGTGA